Within the Senegalia massiliensis genome, the region AATATTGTTTCGCATTTTTTTACTACAACGTCATTATAAACTTGTATATAAAGTATTAAATTTCCTTTAATTTAATATCCGTATTTTACTATGTTTTACTATATATGATACTTATTAACTATGATTCAAATGAGTTTATTATATTTAATATTAAATAATATCAATTTTAGGTTATTATACTATGTAATTTATAAATATTACTAATTAATCTTTATTTATTCTTTCAAGAATAATAGTTACTTGATTTCCATCTACAGAAGAAAATAGTACATTCCCACTTCCTTTTATGTTGCTTATAATATTCGATATTCTCCAACCTTCTTTTCCATAATCATTTAAAATATCCTCTAACTCCTCAGTAAGAGTTAAAGTACCAAGATTACATTTAAAAACCTTATATTCATACATAGTAAATACACCTCCTATATATCTAGTTTACAATTGTTTAATTTACTCTGTTTGCTTTTTAAATAATTTAGAAAAAGCTAAATCTACTACAAAATAAGCAATCACCCATATCATTATGTCCATTATTAACTTTATAAAATTAAACTCCTTATTAAATACATCGTAAGATAAACCAGTTATTAAACCAATTACCTTTGCTATAAAATAAATAATTAAAAATTTAATAATTGTATTTTTTCTCAATACATTCTCCTCCTATAATATTTCTGATATATAATTCTATTATTATACCTTTATAAACTTCTATAAAAAAGTATAAGATACTTTATTTAACTCACTATATATATTTTGTAATATACAATAGTCTACCAATTTAAAAATGTGTTGATTTGTCTCAATCAATATTAAGTAAATTTAAATATTTGTATTGAAGAATAAAAAATACTATTTATAATTTCTTATAAATAATCAATCCATAAGTAATAGAAGCAATCATCATAAAAATTAGTGCATATATAATTAAATTACTTTCAAAAAAATAATCGTGTATATTTTCCAAAAATATAGTGAAAAACACCACAATGATAAATGCTAAAATTTTCTTTTTACAACACTATTCATAAATTATTCCTCCTTAAAGAATTTATTATATTTAACTTTTACTTAATCGTACTTGTGATAAATTCAATAAAGTTATTAATTTTTATTTAAATAAGTTCTTTTTATAATTAAACCTACGTTATTCGCAGACCAAACAAGTAATATAGCAAGAACAATCCTGCCCAATAAATCTTCACTTGAACTTATCAGTCCAGACATAATGACAAAAACACCTGCAAAACAAATAATATTTATAACATTTTTAATTTTAGTATTCATATTTAATTATTCATTTCTAAATTTTCAACATATTCTTTAGCTTCTTTAAGACCCATTCCTGTTTCTTCTCTAAGTCTTTTTATAGCTGGTATTCTTTTATCATCTGCTATGAGTTCTTTTAATTCTTCATCTATATTTATCTCTTCTATTCCTAGATGATCCATTATTCTATTTAATTTTTTATTCATATGATTTATCTTAAGCTCTGAAGAATCAGGAGAAGCTACTAATATTCCTATTATAATTAATAATAATGCAATAATCCATATTTCCATATCAAATCTCCTTACTATTTTTATTTTCAATTATTAAATCTGAGTTTTACTCATTTTAATATTAAGTAAAATCAATTTTATTATATCTCAAGACTATATGTAATACATGTCTGATTAAATATTAAAAAAATTACTGATAATTAGTATACCTAACAACGCTAAAGAAAAGATTAATTGACTAATAGTTAAAATATATGCTTTCGAGTTTTCTGCATATTTCCATTCCATAAATGCTCTGAACGTTTCAGAAGTCACTAAAAACATAAGCATTACAAACCATACTTCAAGATACCAGCTCACTCCATTAATATTTCTATTTTGATAAGAGATTGTCATTAATAATATAATTATAAAGCTAATTATAATTATATAATCAATTTTCTTATGTTTTTTATTCACATAATTACATGAGAATGGTTTTCTTTTCTTTACTTTTAAATACTTTCTCATTACAGCATTAAAAATAGATATCAGGAATAATAATATCGCTAATATAAAAAATAGCTTTATATCAGACCTAGGCTCTACATTATACAACTAAAATCCCCCTTTTAAAATATATTTTTCTACTGATATTCATTAACTATTTCTCATTATAATTCGAAATAATTGTGTTTTACTTATAATGCTCATTAATATAAACTCATTATTCTTAGGTTAATATTCTTCATCACTTACCATATATCAAGATATCAAGAATTTTTTCTTATATAAATTTGTAAAGCCTTAATTAGTAATGATATAAAATTGGTTATTGTTCCTAGTATTAATGCAGGAACAATTGACATAATGACCAATAATATTATTTCTTGAATTTGTACAGGACTATTTAACATCGCTGCAAAAAAACTACAGTTAAAAAATAAGAAATTACATAATCTCTCTTTCTTAATTTCACAGGTACCACTCCCTAAATCCCTTTAAATAATTTTAAAATACTTTCCTATTAAGTAAACTCAATTTCACCTTATTATACTACTCAGTTTATAAATGATGTGAACTAAATGTTATTACTTAAATTTCTCCGGCTTTGATACTCTCATTGATAAGATATGACCACATTTTGTACATATATCTGCTACAATTTCAGAACCTGACTTAAATCTACTTTTTATGGGGAACATCGAACCTTCTCCATAAGTATTCCCTTTGCCAATCTCTTCACATCCACAGACAGGGCATTTTATAATATTTTTCATTTAATCACTCCTCATTCTATTCGTAATTTTTTACTACTACGTCATTATGAAATTCTATAAAAATATATCAAACTCTTTAATTAAATATGTATTTTACTTTTTTTAAACTAGCTTATTTATACTAACTTAAAAACTTTATTAATATACGATGCTGTGTGAATTATATCTTCAATTGTCACAAATAACATTAGAATCATTAAAAAACCTATAAATACAATCTGCATTATCTCTATCAGTGTTCTTTTTTGTGGTTCTTTAAATGTGCCT harbors:
- a CDS encoding DUF4181 domain-containing protein, producing the protein MYNVEPRSDIKLFFILAILLFLISIFNAVMRKYLKVKKRKPFSCNYVNKKHKKIDYIIIISFIIILLMTISYQNRNINGVSWYLEVWFVMLMFLVTSETFRAFMEWKYAENSKAYILTISQLIFSLALLGILIISNFFNI
- a CDS encoding ribosomal protein L7/L12, which translates into the protein MEIWIIALLLIIIGILVASPDSSELKINHMNKKLNRIMDHLGIEEINIDEELKELIADDKRIPAIKRLREETGMGLKEAKEYVENLEMNN
- a CDS encoding transcription initiation factor TFIIIB; amino-acid sequence: MKNIIKCPVCGCEEIGKGNTYGEGSMFPIKSRFKSGSEIVADICTKCGHILSMRVSKPEKFK
- a CDS encoding DUF4177 domain-containing protein; the protein is MYEYKVFKCNLGTLTLTEELEDILNDYGKEGWRISNIISNIKGSGNVLFSSVDGNQVTIILERINKD